One window of Nostoc sp. C052 genomic DNA carries:
- the acsF gene encoding magnesium-protoporphyrin IX monomethyl ester (oxidative) cyclase, which yields MVNTLPKPETKTPSKETVLTPRFYTTDFETAAQLDLSAQETELQAMLTEMRTDYNRHHFVRDEAFEQSWEHVSGEARQAFIEYLERSCISEFSGFLLFKELSRKLKNRSPVLAEIFQLMARDEARHAGFLNKAMGDFKVSLDLATVTKTRTYTFFPIEWVLYTVYLSEKIGYWRYIIIFRHLEKHPENEFYPIFRYFESWCQDENRHGDIFKALLRSQPQLWNTWKSRLWSRFFLLSVFATHTLTVHERSGFYKSLGLDATEFDLQVVRNTNETAGRAFPVMLNTEHPKFFPRLQRCAGYNLKIAEIEGGSGPKLVKLIRKLPLIAAIVWNLLLVYLIKPIDTEALRGMVR from the coding sequence ATGGTTAACACCCTACCTAAGCCAGAAACTAAAACCCCCAGCAAAGAAACTGTACTCACCCCTCGGTTTTATACTACAGATTTTGAAACCGCAGCCCAGTTGGATTTGTCTGCCCAAGAAACGGAATTGCAGGCGATGTTGACAGAAATGCGGACAGACTACAACCGCCATCATTTTGTTCGCGATGAAGCGTTTGAGCAGTCTTGGGAACATGTTAGCGGTGAAGCAAGACAGGCGTTTATAGAATATTTGGAACGCTCTTGTATTTCTGAGTTTTCCGGCTTCTTGCTATTCAAGGAACTATCCCGCAAGCTCAAAAATCGCAGTCCAGTGCTAGCGGAAATATTTCAACTGATGGCGCGTGATGAAGCCCGTCACGCCGGATTTCTCAACAAAGCAATGGGCGATTTTAAAGTTTCCCTGGATTTAGCCACTGTTACTAAAACCCGCACCTATACGTTTTTCCCAATTGAGTGGGTACTTTACACCGTTTACCTATCAGAAAAAATTGGGTACTGGCGTTACATTATTATTTTCAGACATCTAGAAAAGCACCCAGAAAACGAGTTTTACCCCATTTTCCGGTACTTTGAGAGTTGGTGTCAGGACGAAAACCGCCACGGGGATATATTCAAAGCGCTTTTACGTTCTCAACCGCAACTCTGGAACACCTGGAAATCTCGGCTATGGAGTCGCTTTTTCTTACTATCGGTATTTGCTACCCACACCTTGACAGTTCATGAACGTTCCGGGTTCTACAAATCACTGGGGCTTGATGCCACTGAGTTTGATCTCCAAGTTGTCCGCAACACCAATGAAACCGCCGGACGGGCTTTTCCGGTGATGTTGAATACCGAACATCCCAAGTTTTTCCCCCGCCTGCAACGCTGTGCAGGTTACAACTTGAAAATTGCAGAGATTGAGGGTGGTTCTGGGCCAAAATTAGTGAAGCTGATTCGCAAACTACCTTTGATTGCAGCAATTGTTTGGAATCTGCTGTTAGTTTATCTGATCAAACCTATTGATACTGAAGCCCTGCGGGGAATGGTTCGTTAG
- the hemF gene encoding oxygen-dependent coproporphyrinogen oxidase: MGRHSENSLQESRNHTTLLTSASNTIPQDSRVRSQQFMQNLQDEICTALEQLDGEARFQQDHWERAEGGEGLTRVIREGRVFEQGGVNFSAVWGNNLPPAILAQRPEAAGHEFFATGTSMVLHPRNPYIPTVHLNYRYFEAGPIWWFGGGADLTPYYPFVQDAVHFHQTLKNACDVHHPEYYPTFKRWCDEYFYLKHRQEQRGIGGIFFDYQDASGQLYVGSQTDSPAALYSQQVGTISRNWEDIFAFVQSCGQAFLPAYLPIVERRQEIEYGDRQRQFQLYRRGRYAEFNLVYDRGTVFGLQTNGRTESILMSLPPLARWEYCYEPEPGTPEARLTEIFLQPHDWTNVTFVQK, translated from the coding sequence ATGGGTCGTCATTCCGAGAATTCTCTGCAAGAATCTAGAAATCACACAACATTGCTGACATCAGCTAGCAACACAATACCCCAGGATTCGCGGGTGCGATCGCAGCAATTCATGCAGAACTTACAGGATGAGATTTGCACAGCCTTAGAGCAACTTGATGGAGAAGCACGCTTTCAACAAGACCACTGGGAGCGAGCAGAAGGCGGAGAAGGACTTACCCGCGTGATTCGAGAAGGACGGGTGTTTGAACAGGGTGGCGTGAACTTTTCCGCAGTTTGGGGAAATAACCTACCGCCTGCTATTTTGGCTCAACGTCCAGAAGCCGCAGGACATGAGTTTTTCGCTACGGGAACCTCAATGGTACTGCATCCCCGCAATCCTTACATACCAACAGTACATCTTAACTATCGCTACTTTGAGGCAGGCCCGATCTGGTGGTTTGGTGGCGGGGCTGATTTAACGCCATATTATCCTTTTGTACAGGATGCAGTTCACTTTCATCAGACGTTAAAAAATGCCTGTGATGTCCATCATCCAGAATATTATCCAACCTTTAAACGCTGGTGTGATGAATACTTCTACTTAAAACATCGCCAAGAACAGCGAGGTATTGGCGGCATCTTCTTTGATTATCAGGATGCTAGTGGCCAGCTTTATGTTGGTTCTCAAACAGATAGTCCCGCAGCACTCTACAGTCAGCAAGTCGGAACCATATCTCGTAACTGGGAAGATATTTTTGCCTTTGTCCAGTCTTGCGGTCAAGCATTTCTACCCGCCTATTTGCCCATTGTCGAACGACGGCAGGAAATAGAGTATGGCGATCGCCAACGTCAGTTTCAACTGTATCGTCGGGGTCGTTACGCAGAGTTTAATTTGGTATATGACCGGGGGACGGTTTTTGGTCTACAAACCAATGGGAGAACTGAATCTATATTGATGTCTCTACCACCTCTTGCACGCTGGGAATATTGCTATGAGCCAGAACCAGGCACACCCGAAGCACGGCTTACCGAAATATTTCTTCAGCCTCATGATTGGACAAATGTAACTTTTGTCCAAAAATAA